A genomic window from Deltaproteobacteria bacterium CG11_big_fil_rev_8_21_14_0_20_49_13 includes:
- a CDS encoding oxidoreductase translates to MQFPILTVITFTPLLGALIIPFLPKGSNSAVKWTALIATIPSLVCAAIIFYLFQRGVAGMQFVEGPFTWIATYNIQYYLGIDGLAAPMVLLTPLISTICIIASWNINKQVKGYFSLFLLLQAGMTGVFVALDFFLFYIFWEVMLLPMYFLIGIWGGPRREYAAIKFFLYTLIGSVMMLLVMIAFYFYSEGHTFNMLTLMNQATHIGPMTTHTFRLVCWLGLMIAFAIKVPVFPFHTWLPDAHVEAPTAISVILAGVLLKMGTYGMIRFCFPMFPDITFELAKWIAVFGLINIVYGALCAMAQKDFKRLIAYSSISHMGFCLLGMASLTSEGMNGAVLQMFNHGTITAQLFLIVGILYDRAHHRDIDSFGGLAHIMPRYAVWTAIAFFAALGLPGLSGFISEVLVFLGAFKTWPLITAFSATGVVLTAAYILWTYQRIFLGKINEKYASLPDINRREMLTLAPLVVIVFILGVYPKVMLDIMNATLVSINGIFVK, encoded by the coding sequence ATGCAATTTCCAATTTTAACGGTCATAACCTTTACCCCGCTTCTTGGCGCGCTGATCATCCCTTTTCTGCCTAAGGGAAGTAATTCCGCCGTTAAGTGGACCGCGCTTATCGCAACAATTCCGTCACTTGTATGCGCCGCCATCATCTTCTACCTTTTTCAGCGCGGTGTGGCGGGGATGCAGTTCGTCGAAGGTCCCTTTACATGGATAGCCACATATAACATTCAATATTATCTCGGGATAGACGGCCTCGCGGCCCCGATGGTGCTACTCACACCTCTCATCTCCACCATCTGCATCATCGCCTCGTGGAATATAAATAAGCAGGTGAAGGGATATTTTTCGCTCTTTTTGCTACTCCAGGCTGGCATGACGGGCGTCTTTGTGGCTCTCGACTTCTTCCTTTTCTACATCTTCTGGGAAGTGATGCTTCTCCCAATGTACTTCCTTATCGGTATCTGGGGCGGCCCAAGGAGAGAATACGCCGCGATAAAGTTCTTCCTGTATACGCTTATTGGTAGCGTCATGATGCTCCTTGTAATGATTGCGTTCTATTTTTACAGCGAAGGTCATACGTTCAACATGTTGACGCTCATGAATCAGGCGACACACATAGGGCCCATGACCACGCATACGTTCCGTCTTGTCTGCTGGCTGGGGCTTATGATCGCTTTTGCCATTAAGGTGCCGGTTTTTCCGTTCCACACATGGCTCCCCGACGCTCACGTTGAGGCGCCCACGGCGATATCGGTCATTCTTGCCGGCGTACTCCTTAAAATGGGCACCTACGGCATGATCCGTTTTTGTTTCCCGATGTTCCCCGATATCACGTTCGAGCTGGCAAAGTGGATCGCCGTCTTTGGCCTCATTAATATCGTTTATGGCGCGCTCTGCGCCATGGCGCAGAAGGATTTCAAGCGCCTCATCGCATATTCTTCGATAAGTCACATGGGCTTCTGTTTGCTTGGCATGGCGAGTCTCACCAGCGAAGGGATGAACGGCGCGGTGCTACAGATGTTCAACCACGGCACCATCACCGCCCAGCTCTTCCTTATTGTCGGGATTCTTTATGACCGCGCCCATCACAGAGATATCGACAGCTTCGGAGGTCTTGCCCACATTATGCCGCGTTACGCGGTTTGGACGGCCATAGCCTTCTTTGCGGCCTTGGGTCTGCCAGGACTTTCGGGTTTTATAAGCGAGGTTTTGGTGTTCTTAGGAGCGTTCAAGACGTGGCCTCTTATCACGGCCTTCTCGGCCACAGGCGTGGTCCTTACCGCCGCATATATTCTATGGACGTATCAGAGGATATTTTTAGGGAAGATCAACGAAAAATATGCGTCGCTTCCAGATATTAACCGGCGGGAAATGCTGACCCTTGCTCCGCTTGTGGTTATCGTCTTCATATTGGGAGTATATCCTAAGGTGATGCTTGATATAATGAATGCAACGCTTGTCAGTATAAACGGGATCTTTGTTAAATAG